A part of Botrytis cinerea B05.10 chromosome 2, complete sequence genomic DNA contains:
- the Bcgst8 gene encoding Bcgst8 produces the protein MSAVHPDANLFPHATGLAAEMVKQYSKEEPVKLYAGWFCPFTQRVLLLLLEKRIPFQYIEVNPYQKPLSLLKLNPRGLIPTLSYEGKALYESTIICEFLEDAYPSHYPRLLTREPFERARLKIWTDHITSRVVPAFNRFLQYQSVSLKDPRVLAIRNKFLTSLYEFTQEMHPIGPYFTGKEPCIVDYVLAPWALRIWIFDYFKGGLHIEELGELTGRWKKWLEAIEKRKSIQMTLSATEYYLPIYERYADSVPYVKIEKSREEEDGVF, from the exons atgTCTGCTGTACATCCAGATGCAAATCTCTTTCCACATGCCACCGGCTTGGCTGCCGAGATGGTAAAACAATATTCTAAGGAAGAGCCGGTGAAGCTCTATGCTGGATGG TTCTGTCCCTTCACCCAACGCGtacttctcctcctcctcgaaAAACGCATCCCCTTCCAATACATCGAAGTAAACCCATACCAAAAACCCCTATCCCTCCTCAAGCTCAATCCCCGCGGTCTCATCCCCACCCTCTCCTACGAAGGCAAAGCCCTCTACGAAAGCACAATCATATGCGAGTTTCTCGAAGACGCATACCCATCTCACTACCCCCGATTACTCACTCGCGAACCATTCGAGAGAGCCcgattgaagatttggaccgatcacatcacatcacgtGTTGTACCGGCCTTTAATCGCTTTCTTCAGTATCAATCAGTTTCATTGAAGGATCCTAGGGTTTTGGCGATTCGTAATAAGTTTCTTACGTCACTCTATGAGTTTACGCAGGAAATGCATCCTATTGGACCTTATTTCACAGGCAAAGAACCGTGTATAGTAGATTATGTTCTAGCGCCCTGGGCACTTCGTATCTGGATctttgattatttcaaagGCGGTTTgcatattgaagaattgggaGAATTGAcaggaagatggaagaagtgGTTGGAGGCtattgagaagagaaagagtatTCAAATGACTTTGAGTGCGACGGAATACTATTTACCTATTTATGAGAGATACGCGGATAGTGTTCCGTATGTCAAGATTGAGAAATcgagggaagaggaagatggagtGTTTTAG